One Methanobacterium bryantii genomic window carries:
- a CDS encoding TIGR00269 family protein — MKTCTKCGATPVIIHRKASGQMLCKDCFIESATEKVLKNIRRNKLIERGDKVAVALSGGKDSVMVLDIVNSLHERNIIDLFAITIDEGIGGYRKHGVEIAAKNAKKLGIDHRIASFKDYFGKTLDEIMHNESRQHGACTYCGVFRRWIINRVAREENATKIATGHNLDDETEAILMNYLEGNIDNLTRIGVKSEPKNDKFTIKIKPIREIPEKEVALYVIARELDVHFDECPYSRESFRGEVGRFVKELSANHPTIMYSTLKGFDKIKPAIKKEFSGKKVNMGNCIQCGEPASHELCRACLFAKSLNGEQ; from the coding sequence ATGAAAACATGTACTAAATGCGGCGCGACGCCTGTAATAATACATAGAAAAGCCTCGGGGCAAATGCTGTGTAAAGACTGCTTCATTGAATCAGCAACTGAAAAAGTTTTAAAAAATATTCGCAGAAATAAGCTCATAGAACGTGGAGATAAAGTTGCAGTTGCTTTATCTGGCGGAAAAGATAGTGTAATGGTTCTTGATATCGTTAATTCACTCCATGAAAGAAATATAATAGATCTTTTCGCCATAACCATTGATGAAGGTATAGGAGGATACCGAAAACATGGGGTGGAAATTGCAGCGAAAAATGCCAAAAAATTGGGTATAGATCATAGGATAGCATCATTTAAGGATTACTTTGGAAAAACACTCGATGAAATTATGCATAATGAGTCAAGGCAGCACGGTGCATGTACCTATTGCGGCGTATTTAGAAGGTGGATCATTAACAGGGTGGCAAGGGAAGAAAATGCCACTAAAATTGCAACAGGCCATAATTTAGATGATGAAACTGAAGCAATACTGATGAATTATCTTGAAGGTAACATAGATAACCTCACAAGAATTGGGGTAAAATCAGAACCTAAAAATGATAAATTCACCATCAAGATAAAACCAATTAGGGAAATTCCAGAAAAAGAAGTGGCATTATATGTAATTGCCCGTGAGCTGGATGTTCATTTTGATGAGTGCCCTTATTCAAGGGAATCATTCAGGGGAGAAGTTGGAAGATTTGTAAAAGAACTATCTGCCAATCACCCTACTATAATGTATTCAACCCTTAAAGGCTTTGATAAGATAAAACCTGCCATAAAAAAAGAATTTTCAGGCAAAAAAGTAAATATGGGAAATTGTATACAATGCGGCGAGCCAGCATCCCATGAATTGTGCAGGGCGTGCTTGTTTGCCAAATCATTAAATGGAGAACAGTAA
- the thiS gene encoding sulfur carrier protein ThiS codes for MEVKVIFGKKEENRAIPEETTIKEVLDAMDISSEAVVVKRNNEIVIEEEFLVDGDVIEVIRVIYGG; via the coding sequence ATGGAAGTAAAGGTGATCTTTGGAAAAAAGGAAGAAAACAGAGCAATTCCGGAAGAAACAACCATTAAGGAAGTACTTGATGCAATGGATATCTCTTCTGAGGCAGTTGTTGTTAAAAGGAACAATGAAATTGTGATAGAAGAAGAATTCCTTGTAGATGGGGATGTAATTGAAGTTATACGTGTTATATATGGGGGATAA
- a CDS encoding site-2 protease family protein — protein sequence METTDAIENCVSNHFTVKSVYREPKSFYFLVDDYSREKFLRLVEDLDKIGYLPFIDEYGENYKINIVNKPESAESKVHLNIFLFLVTIVTTVSAGYMLGGNIWEGITFSIALLAIIGSHETAHFFAARKHGVKATLPYFIPGIPPIGTFGAAINVKSAIPDKNALFDLGVSGPIAGFIVTIPVLVIGILLSYLAPMSSTTMQMFPSLLIYVPMALAFPAVPNGYGVILSPVAFAAWVGTIITMLNLMPVAVLDGGHISRSIFNAKIHHYVSIAGIVVTVFLGWYAMALLMAVFILFMAKTHPGALDNVSKLSRNRKIIAVLTIAIFILCLTPAPRTF from the coding sequence GTGGAAACAACTGATGCCATTGAAAACTGCGTTTCAAATCATTTCACTGTAAAAAGTGTTTATAGAGAGCCAAAATCATTTTATTTTTTAGTTGATGATTACAGCAGAGAGAAATTTCTCCGGCTGGTAGAAGATCTTGATAAAATAGGATACCTACCTTTTATTGATGAATATGGGGAGAATTATAAAATAAATATAGTTAATAAGCCTGAATCTGCTGAATCAAAGGTTCATCTCAATATTTTCCTTTTTTTAGTAACAATTGTTACTACTGTATCTGCAGGATATATGCTTGGAGGGAACATTTGGGAAGGAATAACTTTTTCAATAGCATTATTGGCCATAATTGGATCACATGAAACTGCACACTTCTTTGCAGCAAGAAAACATGGTGTGAAGGCTACATTACCTTATTTTATACCAGGTATACCTCCAATAGGTACTTTTGGAGCAGCCATAAATGTAAAATCTGCGATACCAGATAAAAATGCCCTTTTTGACCTTGGAGTCAGTGGGCCTATTGCAGGATTCATTGTAACAATTCCAGTGCTTGTAATTGGTATTTTATTATCATATCTGGCCCCTATGAGTAGTACAACCATGCAGATGTTTCCATCTCTTCTTATATATGTCCCAATGGCCCTTGCATTTCCTGCTGTACCTAACGGGTATGGTGTAATATTAAGTCCAGTAGCTTTTGCTGCATGGGTAGGGACAATCATTACTATGCTCAATTTAATGCCAGTTGCAGTTTTAGATGGGGGTCACATTTCAAGGTCCATTTTCAATGCGAAAATTCATCATTATGTATCTATAGCAGGCATAGTCGTAACAGTATTCCTCGGATGGTATGCAATGGCATTATTAATGGCAGTATTTATTTTATTTATGGCAAAAACACATCCTGGTGCATTAGATAATGTTTCTAAACTCAGCAGAAATAGAAAGATAATTGCAGTATTGACAATTGCTATTTTCATTCTCTGCCTGACACCTGCACCCCGAACATTTTAA
- a CDS encoding damage-control phosphatase ARMT1 family protein: MKVYYECAPCFLRQAKEALDLATDNQSLKMEIMEELVGVVYNDFHKGAVSNVVGTRIHRIIKDRTENEDPYLLEKRKGNEIALKFLPKIKKILIGRNGLETYIKAAITGNLIDFGALGVNFDVEKAICKNMEKEIALNQIDELENELKSAKNVLYLADNSGEIVFDKLLIEKLKDYNVDVTVALKEKPILNDACIEDAVQIGLDEVAKLVSTGTDSIGILYADISEEFKKIFEEADLVISKGLGNYEGITEMELGDKPVFCLFNVKCNAVAKSVGANVGDNVVLEL, from the coding sequence ATGAAAGTTTACTATGAATGTGCGCCCTGTTTTTTAAGACAGGCCAAAGAAGCACTGGATCTTGCAACAGATAATCAATCACTTAAAATGGAGATCATGGAAGAACTGGTAGGAGTTGTGTATAATGATTTTCATAAGGGAGCGGTTTCTAACGTTGTTGGAACTAGGATACACCGAATTATTAAAGATAGAACTGAAAATGAAGACCCATATCTTTTAGAGAAGCGGAAAGGGAATGAGATAGCATTAAAATTCCTCCCAAAAATTAAGAAAATATTAATTGGGAGAAATGGGCTTGAAACATATATAAAAGCTGCTATTACCGGTAATTTAATAGATTTTGGGGCACTTGGGGTCAACTTTGATGTTGAAAAAGCTATCTGCAAGAATATGGAAAAAGAAATTGCATTAAATCAAATTGATGAGCTTGAAAATGAACTCAAATCTGCAAAAAATGTCCTTTACCTGGCAGATAACAGTGGAGAAATAGTCTTTGATAAATTGCTTATAGAAAAGCTTAAAGATTACAATGTAGATGTTACAGTTGCTCTTAAAGAAAAACCTATACTTAACGATGCATGTATTGAAGATGCAGTTCAAATTGGGCTTGATGAAGTTGCAAAACTTGTATCAACAGGTACGGACTCAATAGGTATTTTATATGCAGATATATCTGAAGAATTCAAAAAAATTTTTGAAGAAGCAGATCTTGTAATCAGCAAAGGACTTGGAAATTATGAAGGTATAACTGAAATGGAATTAGGGGATAAACCAGTATTCTGTCTGTTCAACGTTAAATGTAATGCTGTTGCAAAGAGCGTTGGTGCTAACGTAGGGGACAACGTTGTTTTGGAACTTTAA
- a CDS encoding DUF1932 domain-containing protein — translation MKIGFLGFGEVASTLAAGLLSNGVDVFTCVEGRSLKTKEIAEETALNLCKSNRELAESCDVLISAVTPFQAVEVSKKVGKYVKGIYIDINNISPSTAEEALSHIENGKTADASIIGSVRKNGLNAHILVSGPFSKQFAELNQYGMNISVIGSEIGRASAIKLFRSSFTKGISALLFETLYSAYKMGIDEETLKYIAETEGEGFMESAVSRIISSAVHSRRRAEEMEEVIELISKNSDAKMSKAAGEFFKQLCAEISGIYKRPEDYKEIFEIIDNKNRKN, via the coding sequence ATGAAAATAGGATTTTTAGGGTTTGGAGAAGTTGCTTCGACTCTGGCAGCAGGACTTTTAAGTAATGGTGTCGATGTCTTTACATGTGTTGAAGGCAGGAGTTTAAAAACAAAGGAAATAGCCGAAGAAACTGCATTGAACTTATGTAAATCAAATCGAGAACTTGCTGAATCTTGTGACGTTTTAATTTCGGCAGTTACTCCCTTTCAAGCAGTTGAAGTATCTAAAAAAGTTGGAAAATATGTTAAAGGGATTTATATCGATATAAATAATATTTCGCCTTCAACTGCTGAAGAAGCGTTGTCACACATTGAAAATGGAAAAACAGCAGATGCTTCAATAATAGGCAGTGTACGAAAAAATGGGTTGAATGCCCATATACTTGTATCGGGACCATTTTCAAAACAATTTGCAGAATTAAACCAATATGGGATGAATATATCTGTTATAGGTAGTGAAATAGGGCGGGCTTCTGCTATTAAACTATTTAGAAGCTCATTTACTAAAGGAATTTCTGCATTACTTTTTGAAACGCTTTATTCTGCTTATAAGATGGGAATTGATGAAGAAACATTAAAATACATTGCAGAAACTGAAGGTGAAGGCTTCATGGAGTCTGCAGTATCCCGTATAATAAGCAGTGCAGTACACTCAAGGCGAAGGGCTGAGGAGATGGAAGAAGTTATTGAGTTAATTTCAAAAAACAGTGATGCTAAAATGAGTAAAGCAGCAGGTGAATTTTTTAAACAGCTTTGTGCTGAAATTAGCGGTATTTACAAGCGGCCTGAGGATTATAAAGAAATTTTTGAAATTATAGATAATAAAAACCGAAAAAATTAG
- a CDS encoding PAS domain-containing sensor histidine kinase — protein sequence MNLSNEISGNALMLETIFDHTHFMIAYLDKDFNFIGVNKAYAERSNKTPDFFVGKNHFDLYPHKGNEKIFKNVVKSGKPYFAYSMPLEHPELGITYWDWVIKPVKDDNEVTGILLSLTDVTDYKRNEDTISENQRDFLDKLVENRAQDLLSKQNEPENSILEIEDLNQQINELKKTNQEFKEIISKYEISESEESVGKQVNEILEKQVAAEELLNIKNLEAKKKDQKIAELEKTNDKFKEIISKYEDSKIENEKFIKNLIETHAKELETTENENISHLNEEIIDNVSDAVIRVDGKLRVKMWNDAAQNIYGWKEDEVIGKVVYNVFKSKESPIERLKVLEYLRTNEYLNSEFIHYSKEGSPIHIKSIIIAKRDNNSPSIEYILINRDISELKNSAELVAISNSEIENLNQKVIELEKSNDEFKEILLKYENSEKLFEKRVKEVLRKQKEAKELLGAKKLRVEELNQKIINLENTNEEFSIYISKLKDSVESQKDIYEKQLKKLTADLNRSNEELQQFAYVTSHDLQEPLRTIASFTQLLAKRYKNKIDEDSDEFMEYIVDASTRMQEMIKDLLQYSRVVSRGKVFKPTNTEEIIDYTTSSLKTLIEDNDAEITYDKLPKVNADSGQLLRLFQNLVENSIKFRQFAVQPKIHISCKEHGNEYVFSVADNGIGIEEEHFDRIFTIFQRLHTKEEYEGSGIGLPVAKRIVERHGGQIWVESEPYVGSTFYFTIPY from the coding sequence ATGAATTTATCAAATGAAATCTCAGGAAATGCTTTGATGCTGGAAACTATTTTTGACCATACACATTTTATGATAGCTTATCTAGACAAGGACTTTAATTTTATTGGAGTAAATAAAGCATATGCTGAACGCAGCAATAAAACTCCCGATTTTTTTGTGGGAAAAAACCATTTTGACCTGTACCCACATAAAGGGAACGAAAAAATATTTAAAAACGTAGTTAAGAGTGGTAAGCCATATTTTGCATATTCCATGCCGCTTGAACATCCAGAATTAGGAATAACTTATTGGGACTGGGTAATTAAACCAGTTAAAGATGACAATGAGGTAACGGGAATATTACTTAGTTTAACAGATGTCACGGATTATAAACGAAATGAGGATACAATTAGTGAAAATCAACGAGATTTCCTGGATAAACTGGTAGAAAATCGTGCGCAGGATTTATTATCTAAACAAAACGAACCCGAAAATTCTATCTTAGAAATTGAAGACCTTAATCAACAAATTAATGAACTCAAAAAAACCAACCAGGAATTTAAAGAAATTATTTCAAAATATGAAATTTCTGAAAGTGAGGAATCTGTTGGAAAACAGGTTAATGAAATCCTGGAGAAGCAAGTAGCAGCAGAAGAGTTGTTAAATATCAAAAATTTGGAAGCTAAAAAGAAGGATCAAAAAATTGCTGAGCTTGAAAAAACCAATGATAAGTTCAAAGAGATTATTTCAAAATATGAAGACTCTAAGATAGAAAATGAGAAATTTATTAAGAATTTAATTGAAACTCACGCTAAAGAGCTGGAAACTACTGAAAATGAAAATATATCACATCTCAATGAGGAAATCATCGATAATGTCAGTGATGCAGTAATTAGGGTTGATGGTAAATTACGCGTAAAAATGTGGAATGACGCCGCCCAAAACATATACGGCTGGAAAGAAGACGAAGTAATTGGAAAAGTTGTTTATAATGTATTTAAATCCAAAGAAAGTCCTATAGAACGGCTAAAAGTTTTAGAGTACTTGAGAACTAATGAATATTTAAATTCTGAGTTTATCCATTACAGTAAAGAAGGCAGCCCTATCCATATAAAGAGCATAATTATAGCTAAACGCGATAATAACAGCCCATCCATAGAATATATACTCATAAATCGCGATATTAGTGAACTCAAAAACTCTGCAGAACTAGTAGCTATCTCAAATTCAGAAATTGAAAACTTAAATCAAAAAGTTATTGAACTTGAAAAATCCAATGATGAGTTCAAGGAAATCCTTTTAAAGTATGAGAATTCTGAAAAATTATTTGAAAAACGCGTTAAAGAAGTTCTAAGGAAACAAAAAGAAGCCAAAGAATTATTAGGCGCTAAAAAATTGAGAGTTGAAGAATTAAATCAAAAGATAATCAACTTAGAAAATACCAATGAAGAATTCAGCATATATATCTCAAAATTAAAGGATTCTGTAGAATCTCAAAAGGATATTTATGAAAAACAGTTGAAAAAACTTACCGCTGATTTAAACCGTTCAAATGAAGAGCTTCAACAGTTTGCATATGTAACGTCACATGATTTACAGGAACCGCTTAGAACCATTGCAAGTTTCACACAGCTTTTAGCAAAACGATATAAAAACAAAATCGACGAAGATTCTGATGAATTCATGGAGTACATCGTTGACGCCTCAACCAGAATGCAGGAAATGATTAAGGATTTACTGCAGTATTCAAGAGTAGTATCAAGAGGAAAAGTGTTTAAGCCAACAAACACTGAAGAAATCATCGATTATACTACTTCCAGTTTAAAAACCTTAATTGAAGATAATGATGCAGAAATAACCTATGATAAACTTCCAAAGGTAAATGCAGATTCAGGTCAGCTTTTACGGTTATTCCAGAACCTGGTTGAAAATAGCATTAAATTTAGACAGTTTGCAGTTCAGCCCAAAATCCACATCTCATGTAAGGAACATGGAAATGAATATGTATTCTCTGTTGCTGATAATGGTATTGGAATTGAAGAAGAGCATTTTGACCGTATTTTCACCATATTCCAGAGATTACATACAAAAGAAGAATATGAAGGGAGTGGAATTGGATTACCTGTGGCCAAAAGGATCGTTGAACGCCATGGTGGACAAATATGGGTTGAATCAGAACCCTATGTTGGATCGACTTTTTACTTTACTATTCCCTATTAA
- the rnc gene encoding ribonuclease III — protein sequence MQLLETFSIEPVNTSLYELAFLHESYSNENGIDECYERLEFLGDAVLEIAVSEFLYNMDSNLTEGELTSLRSNYVCKKALHVYSMELGLDQYIKLGAGQELTRREVDSIISDVFESFIGALYLDLGLGTVREFLSKTVMPHIENKDIFFCDYKSKLKQLCDQSGVDVVYELILEEGEPHDKTFGMAAVINGKNYGTGTGGSKKEAQQNAAKIALDNL from the coding sequence ATGCAATTACTAGAAACATTTTCAATTGAACCTGTTAACACCAGCCTTTATGAGCTGGCTTTTCTTCATGAGTCTTATTCAAATGAAAACGGCATCGATGAATGTTATGAAAGGTTAGAATTTTTAGGTGATGCTGTTCTTGAGATAGCGGTTTCTGAATTTTTATACAATATGGATTCTAATTTAACTGAAGGTGAATTAACCAGTTTACGTTCAAATTATGTATGTAAAAAAGCACTTCATGTTTATTCTATGGAACTGGGCCTGGATCAGTACATAAAATTAGGGGCTGGTCAAGAATTAACCCGTCGTGAAGTTGATTCAATTATCAGCGATGTATTTGAATCATTTATAGGGGCTTTATATCTTGATTTAGGCCTGGGTACTGTGAGGGAATTCCTCTCCAAAACAGTTATGCCGCATATAGAAAATAAGGACATCTTTTTTTGTGATTATAAATCTAAATTAAAGCAGTTATGTGATCAAAGTGGTGTCGATGTGGTTTATGAGTTAATACTGGAGGAAGGGGAACCTCATGATAAGACATTTGGTATGGCTGCAGTTATCAACGGTAAGAACTATGGAACAGGTACCGGTGGAAGTAAAAAAGAAGCCCAGCAAAACGCTGCCAAAATTGCACTGGATAATCTTTAA
- the otsB gene encoding trehalose-phosphatase, protein MPKYLFDYLNEFEDFREDEKTAIITDIDGTISKIVLDPYEATITQIMRATLEKLVDKFQLVGIITGRNVKNAKEMLEVGGLLYIGSHGLEYLKDDEIHIEGEVEEYLPLIQKIAQNIQAEEELCNIKNILFQEKGLCFTVHYRKCEDPQGTHRKILDVINGLEGLERFKVTEGRKVVEIRPKIGHDKGTILEKLIFENDVEKIIYLGDDVTDVDAFNKLNELKENGKVNGAGIVVVSEEVPEFVKENASFYVNGVDEVQKFFNWLLEN, encoded by the coding sequence TTGCCGAAATACCTTTTTGATTACTTAAATGAATTTGAAGACTTCCGGGAAGATGAAAAAACAGCAATTATAACAGATATAGATGGTACTATAAGTAAAATAGTTTTAGATCCATATGAAGCCACTATAACTCAGATCATGAGGGCTACACTTGAAAAACTTGTAGATAAGTTCCAGTTAGTTGGCATTATAACTGGAAGAAACGTTAAAAACGCTAAAGAGATGCTTGAAGTAGGTGGGTTGCTTTATATCGGGAGCCATGGGCTTGAATATTTAAAGGATGATGAAATTCATATTGAAGGCGAAGTAGAGGAATATTTGCCTCTCATACAGAAAATTGCTCAAAATATCCAGGCTGAAGAAGAACTATGTAATATCAAAAATATTCTATTCCAGGAAAAGGGGCTTTGTTTTACAGTCCATTACCGGAAATGTGAAGACCCTCAAGGAACGCACAGAAAAATTTTAGATGTCATTAATGGACTGGAAGGACTGGAAAGGTTTAAAGTTACAGAAGGACGTAAAGTTGTGGAAATAAGGCCTAAAATTGGTCATGACAAAGGAACCATACTTGAAAAACTCATTTTTGAAAATGATGTTGAAAAGATCATTTACTTAGGCGATGATGTAACTGATGTTGATGCATTTAACAAACTAAATGAACTCAAAGAAAATGGTAAAGTCAATGGTGCAGGAATAGTCGTAGTTTCGGAGGAAGTCCCTGAATTTGTTAAAGAAAATGCATCTTTTTATGTTAATGGAGTTGATGAGGTACAGAAGTTCTTTAACTGGCTTCTGGAAAATTAA
- a CDS encoding nucleotidyl transferase family protein: MIGISADFDPVHNGHAKLIEKGRDIAEKTGDEVVIYLNKGYSANHAPFFASYEARREMALKAGADRVVPIEGLHHRLTLAYTVPIRIAMMIEDGVVDYVDAANVSTSKIQKYAASFAKRGIFSGIPRSLPNRNVIRWFAVNDFLYKKYKRKMKFHIIPELQMDGKISGREIRAKIIENNFEIPEDVKEVLPDSTVKILQKEIKKGNIPGKRDIGAITKRLNKYSRAKLLNIANINADAAEAIIKGRQYRNEDQIWAALRMAGYGPVLTRLAISSVEQDVTREEVFDLIKHYEAEGIIPPDQTVESVIERAWFVSSNVEKGVKSSDAHEMFRKGKRGVKPQYTIDAGLHLRSFEVEDLKEGIEASLFVDKREKLACQIRTENRKIKSPLKLPAQSATYLRLLIDSHFIPLSAKLVHKKEGWRVRIFIGK; the protein is encoded by the coding sequence ATGATTGGAATAAGCGCTGATTTTGACCCAGTACATAACGGACACGCTAAACTCATAGAAAAAGGAAGAGACATTGCAGAGAAAACAGGAGATGAAGTTGTAATTTATTTAAATAAGGGTTACAGTGCTAATCATGCCCCATTTTTTGCAAGTTACGAAGCAAGACGTGAAATGGCACTTAAAGCTGGTGCTGATAGAGTCGTGCCCATTGAAGGGCTGCACCACAGGTTGACCCTCGCATACACCGTTCCAATCAGGATAGCAATGATGATTGAAGATGGTGTTGTGGACTACGTTGATGCAGCCAATGTTTCAACCAGTAAAATCCAGAAATACGCAGCATCATTTGCAAAACGAGGTATATTCAGCGGGATTCCACGGAGCCTCCCAAACCGTAACGTTATAAGATGGTTTGCAGTGAATGATTTCCTCTACAAAAAGTATAAACGAAAAATGAAGTTCCATATAATTCCTGAACTGCAGATGGACGGTAAAATATCAGGCAGGGAAATCAGGGCAAAGATAATTGAGAACAACTTCGAAATACCTGAAGATGTAAAAGAAGTCCTCCCTGACTCCACAGTAAAGATCCTTCAAAAAGAGATAAAAAAAGGAAATATTCCGGGAAAACGGGACATTGGAGCCATTACAAAACGGCTTAATAAATATTCAAGGGCAAAATTGCTTAATATAGCTAATATAAACGCTGACGCTGCAGAGGCCATCATTAAAGGCAGACAATACCGAAACGAAGATCAGATTTGGGCAGCACTAAGAATGGCAGGATACGGCCCAGTTCTCACAAGGCTTGCAATAAGTTCAGTTGAGCAGGATGTGACACGTGAAGAGGTATTTGATCTTATTAAACATTATGAAGCAGAAGGAATTATTCCTCCAGATCAGACTGTAGAAAGCGTAATTGAAAGGGCATGGTTTGTATCGTCTAATGTTGAAAAAGGAGTTAAATCCTCCGATGCCCATGAAATGTTTAGAAAAGGGAAAAGAGGTGTAAAACCCCAATACACTATTGATGCAGGGCTTCACCTTAGAAGTTTTGAGGTTGAAGATTTAAAAGAAGGGATTGAGGCTTCTTTATTTGTTGATAAAAGGGAAAAATTAGCCTGCCAGATACGTACAGAAAACCGTAAAATAAAAAGTCCCCTGAAGTTGCCTGCCCAATCTGCAACATACCTGAGGCTTCTTATTGATTCTCATTTTATTCCATTAAGCGCAAAGTTAGTGCATAAAAAAGAAGGTTGGCGGGTCAGGATATTTATTGGAAAATGA
- a CDS encoding TetR/AcrR family transcriptional regulator produces the protein MTISNRKEREKERRRKDIIDTAEKLFFKNGYENITMADIAEKAELARSTLYLYFKNKKEIYLAISFRGTEILNRMFKEYYKKGETGIEKVKMLMNAFYKFYKEYPDYYDVNWSSYKVSLDYDASKIEEIKKIRIEGFSLFKKALQEGIEDKSIRYNIDPVKSNLVLVSSMQNAFNLPPTIEMHMKNNDLTHEELIEYTMDMMIHSLK, from the coding sequence GTGACAATATCAAATAGAAAAGAAAGAGAAAAAGAAAGGCGTCGAAAGGATATAATCGACACAGCCGAGAAATTATTCTTTAAAAATGGCTATGAAAACATCACTATGGCTGATATAGCTGAAAAAGCTGAATTGGCTAGAAGTACGCTATACCTCTATTTTAAAAATAAAAAAGAGATATATTTGGCAATATCTTTTAGGGGTACAGAAATTCTAAACAGAATGTTTAAGGAATATTATAAGAAAGGTGAAACAGGTATTGAAAAGGTCAAAATGCTTATGAATGCATTTTATAAGTTTTATAAAGAATACCCTGATTATTATGATGTGAACTGGTCTTCATATAAGGTTTCACTTGATTATGATGCATCTAAAATTGAAGAAATAAAGAAAATCAGGATAGAAGGTTTTTCATTGTTTAAAAAAGCACTTCAAGAAGGTATAGAAGATAAATCCATTAGATATAATATAGATCCAGTAAAATCAAATCTTGTTTTAGTTTCATCTATGCAAAACGCGTTCAATCTTCCCCCAACAATTGAGATGCATATGAAAAATAATGATCTAACTCATGAAGAACTAATTGAGTACACTATGGACATGATGATACATTCATTAAAGTAG
- a CDS encoding tetratricopeptide repeat protein, whose amino-acid sequence MLDKLLGKIKEDNKKNPDIEKYFGKGKEYVENQDFQPAIESFKRCIEEDPEEAKAYVGLCIAYSGVMDLGTAREYYEKLKDLDPYLAAQFANTPTGSLLTEDEDTLV is encoded by the coding sequence ATGTTAGATAAACTGCTAGGTAAAATTAAAGAAGATAATAAAAAGAATCCGGATATTGAAAAATATTTTGGTAAAGGTAAGGAATATGTTGAAAATCAAGATTTTCAACCTGCTATAGAATCTTTTAAAAGATGCATTGAAGAAGATCCAGAGGAAGCTAAAGCATATGTTGGTTTATGTATTGCTTATTCGGGTGTAATGGATTTAGGTACTGCTCGTGAATACTACGAAAAACTTAAAGATCTTGATCCATATCTTGCAGCACAGTTTGCAAATACTCCAACGGGTTCATTGTTAACGGAGGATGAAGATACTTTAGTTTAA